In one Desulfoferula mesophila genomic region, the following are encoded:
- a CDS encoding succinate--CoA ligase subunit alpha, which yields MYIDKNTRVLIQGITGRQGSYHTQKMLDSGVAVVAGTTPGKGGQEVCGVPVFDRVFQALDQHPADASMIIVPPPFVLSAAEEAIEAGIKLLVIITEHVPVHDVMRLKAMASKKGVTFIGPNTIGIIAPGQSKVGIMPTFLYGQGGKVAIISRSGTMCHENASNLVNRGVGIGAVISIGGDPIIGVDFVEALEHFRHDDSIGAILLIGEIGQSREEKTAEHLLEHPYPKPVFAFIAGRYAPKGKKMGHAGAIIEKGMGSAKGKIDSLRRVGVKVAMSTQQVADELSRWQEESQQ from the coding sequence ATGTACATCGATAAAAACACACGCGTATTGATCCAGGGCATCACAGGTCGCCAGGGCTCATACCATACCCAGAAAATGCTCGACAGCGGCGTGGCGGTAGTGGCCGGGACCACCCCCGGCAAGGGCGGGCAGGAGGTCTGCGGCGTTCCGGTGTTCGACCGGGTATTCCAGGCCCTGGACCAGCATCCCGCCGATGCGTCCATGATCATCGTGCCTCCTCCCTTTGTCTTGTCGGCGGCCGAGGAGGCCATTGAAGCGGGCATTAAATTGCTGGTCATCATCACCGAGCACGTTCCGGTGCACGACGTCATGCGCCTGAAGGCCATGGCCAGCAAAAAGGGTGTAACCTTCATTGGCCCCAACACCATAGGCATCATCGCGCCCGGGCAGAGCAAAGTGGGCATCATGCCCACCTTCCTCTACGGCCAGGGCGGCAAGGTGGCCATCATCTCTCGTTCGGGGACCATGTGCCATGAAAACGCCTCCAACCTGGTGAACCGGGGCGTGGGCATCGGGGCGGTGATCAGCATCGGCGGTGACCCTATCATCGGGGTGGATTTCGTGGAGGCCTTGGAGCATTTCCGCCATGACGATTCCATAGGCGCCATCTTGCTCATCGGAGAGATCGGCCAGAGCCGGGAGGAAAAAACGGCGGAGCACCTGCTGGAGCATCCTTATCCCAAGCCCGTTTTCGCCTTCATAGCCGGGCGCTATGCCCCCAAGGGCAAAAAAATGGGTCACGCCGGGGCCATCATCGAAAAGGGGATGGGCAGCGCGAAAGGCAAAATCGACAGCTTGCGGCGGGTAGGGGTCAAGGTGGCCATGAGCACCCAGCAGGTGGCCGACGAACTGTCCCGCTGGCAGGAAGAATCCCAACAATAA
- a CDS encoding succinate--CoA ligase subunit beta translates to MYLREHQAKEILRAAGLPVPESRVVFTPSEVAEAARAIGPCVVKAQVRAGGRGKAGLIALAQSPEEAAAAAQNILGQTHQGETVDRLLVEARLDIARELYLGVVLDTAQATPRALLSTKGGVDIELVAAERPGDLYQMNLDPLQEGIKDLAPWRKLWNQAGLDPDLQEQASKITVRLMELFFQAEAFTLEINPLVVTRQGRIVAGDCKLIVDDAALFRHPELARFKEVDENSLEARAQKIGVTYVALEENGTVGVMAGGAGICMTTMDEVADAGAVPAAFIDLGGGISEENMAAALEVMLATPGLDALLLNVFGGINNCEIMARGVRRMWPSLKDKVTLVIKMRGHSQEEGWAILQELGVPLIKDGTTTEAVRLLMERLEEVRS, encoded by the coding sequence ATGTATTTGAGAGAACATCAGGCCAAGGAGATCTTACGCGCCGCCGGTCTGCCGGTACCCGAGTCCCGGGTGGTCTTTACTCCTTCGGAAGTCGCCGAGGCCGCCCGGGCGATTGGCCCTTGCGTGGTCAAGGCCCAGGTAAGGGCGGGGGGAAGGGGCAAGGCCGGTCTCATCGCCCTGGCCCAGAGCCCGGAAGAAGCCGCCGCCGCGGCCCAAAACATCCTGGGCCAAACGCATCAGGGTGAAACCGTGGACCGCCTGCTGGTGGAGGCCCGCCTGGATATCGCCCGAGAGCTCTATCTGGGAGTGGTGCTGGATACCGCCCAGGCCACCCCCAGGGCCCTGCTCTCCACCAAGGGAGGCGTGGACATCGAGCTGGTGGCCGCCGAGCGTCCCGGCGATCTGTATCAGATGAACCTGGACCCTCTGCAGGAGGGGATCAAGGACCTCGCACCCTGGCGGAAGCTGTGGAACCAGGCGGGCCTGGACCCCGATCTGCAGGAACAGGCTTCCAAGATAACCGTGCGGCTGATGGAGCTGTTTTTCCAGGCGGAGGCCTTCACCCTGGAGATCAACCCTCTAGTGGTCACCCGCCAGGGCCGGATCGTGGCCGGCGATTGCAAGCTCATCGTGGACGACGCGGCACTTTTCCGTCATCCGGAACTCGCCCGATTCAAGGAGGTCGATGAGAACTCGTTGGAGGCCCGGGCCCAGAAAATCGGGGTGACCTACGTGGCCCTGGAGGAAAACGGGACCGTGGGGGTGATGGCCGGCGGAGCCGGGATATGCATGACCACCATGGATGAGGTGGCCGATGCGGGAGCCGTGCCGGCGGCCTTCATCGACCTGGGCGGAGGCATCTCCGAAGAGAACATGGCCGCCGCGCTGGAGGTCATGCTCGCCACCCCGGGCCTGGATGCCTTGCTCCTCAACGTATTCGGCGGCATCAACAATTGCGAGATCATGGCCCGCGGGGTGCGCCGAATGTGGCCGAGCCTCAAGGATAAGGTGACCCTTGTCATCAAGATGCGGGGTCATTCCCAAGAGGAAGGCTGGGCCATCCTCCAGGAACTGGGAGTGCCGCTGATAAAGGACGGCACCACTACCGAGGCGGTGCGGCTGTTGATGGAGCGCCTTGAGGAGGTGCGGAGCTAG
- a CDS encoding 2-oxoacid:acceptor oxidoreductase family protein encodes MRKEVRFAGFGGQGVIKAALLTAMAAGLNDEVEVAQTQSYGPEARGGACKSDVVINDGEIDYVKALDIDHFLVMSQPAMDRYASELDLSKAVIIADGTLVKSAPEEAAKVYYVDATARAEQDFGRALFANIIMLGALAAISKVVKLEDLSTILDGNVPPKTLETNRQALRLGYELGEEALVKQA; translated from the coding sequence ATGCGTAAGGAGGTCAGATTCGCGGGCTTCGGCGGCCAGGGAGTGATCAAGGCCGCCCTGCTTACGGCCATGGCCGCCGGCTTGAACGACGAGGTCGAGGTGGCCCAGACCCAGAGCTACGGCCCCGAGGCGCGGGGCGGCGCCTGCAAGAGCGACGTGGTTATCAACGACGGCGAAATCGACTACGTCAAGGCCCTGGACATCGATCATTTCCTGGTCATGAGTCAGCCTGCCATGGACCGCTACGCCTCTGAGCTGGATTTGAGCAAAGCGGTGATCATCGCCGACGGCACCCTGGTCAAGAGCGCGCCGGAAGAGGCCGCCAAGGTCTATTACGTAGATGCCACGGCCCGGGCGGAACAGGACTTCGGCAGGGCGCTTTTCGCCAACATCATCATGTTGGGGGCGCTGGCGGCCATCAGCAAGGTGGTGAAACTGGAGGACCTGAGCACCATCCTCGACGGCAACGTGCCGCCCAAGACCCTGGAAACCAACCGCCAAGCCCTGCGCCTTGGCTATGAGCTCGGCGAAGAGGCGCTGGTCAAACAGGCATGA
- a CDS encoding 4Fe-4S dicluster domain-containing protein has protein sequence MNRIEIDNNYCKGCQLCIAVCPQDVLELSQLRNSKGYLLPSAARGEDCTGCLQCEMTCPDLAITVITDGNSKEADHA, from the coding sequence TTGAACCGCATAGAGATAGACAACAACTACTGCAAGGGCTGCCAGCTATGCATCGCGGTATGCCCGCAGGACGTGCTGGAATTGTCCCAGCTTCGCAACAGCAAAGGCTACCTTTTGCCGAGCGCCGCCCGCGGGGAAGATTGCACCGGGTGTCTGCAGTGCGAGATGACCTGCCCGGACCTGGCCATCACCGTGATTACCGACGGGAACTCAAAGGAGGCCGACCATGCGTAA
- a CDS encoding thiamine pyrophosphate-dependent enzyme yields the protein MHPLAEKMLRKSALPSIYCPGCGHGTVLNSFLRAVDKLGVYDNLALVGGIGCSGWTPVFIKADTIHALHGRAVAVATGLKLAQPDRKVVVFCGDGDCVAIGGNHFIHAARRNIDLTVVMLNNNIYGMTGGQVAPTTPYQARTQTSPRGNPEQPFDACELARAAGATYIARWTTAQPAQMAKSMREAMEHKGFAFVEVVVQCPTQAGRYMYGTGSAVDLYEMLKTNSVRLSKAGELGAEELAGKIVVGRLLQRDDRPEFTEGVYGLCQAKGV from the coding sequence ATGCATCCCCTAGCAGAAAAAATGCTGCGCAAAAGCGCGTTGCCCAGCATCTATTGTCCCGGCTGCGGGCACGGCACCGTGCTCAACAGCTTTTTGCGCGCGGTTGACAAATTGGGCGTCTACGACAACCTGGCCCTGGTGGGCGGCATCGGCTGCTCGGGCTGGACGCCGGTATTCATCAAGGCCGACACCATCCATGCCCTGCACGGCAGGGCAGTGGCCGTGGCCACCGGCCTCAAGCTGGCCCAGCCGGATCGCAAGGTGGTGGTGTTCTGCGGCGACGGCGATTGCGTGGCTATCGGAGGCAACCACTTCATCCACGCCGCCCGGCGCAACATCGACCTCACCGTGGTCATGCTCAACAACAACATCTACGGCATGACCGGCGGTCAGGTGGCCCCCACTACTCCTTACCAGGCGCGCACCCAGACCTCGCCCCGCGGCAATCCGGAGCAGCCTTTCGATGCCTGTGAACTCGCCCGGGCCGCCGGCGCCACCTATATCGCCCGCTGGACCACCGCCCAGCCGGCCCAGATGGCCAAGTCCATGCGCGAGGCCATGGAGCACAAGGGGTTCGCCTTCGTGGAGGTGGTGGTGCAGTGCCCCACCCAAGCCGGGCGCTACATGTACGGCACTGGATCGGCGGTGGACCTGTACGAAATGCTCAAGACCAACTCGGTGCGGTTGTCCAAGGCCGGCGAACTCGGTGCGGAGGAATTGGCCGGAAAAATCGTGGTGGGCCGCTTGTTGCAAAGGGACGACAGACCGGAATTCACCGAAGGCGTTTATGGCTTGTGCCAGGCGAAGGGAGTGTGA
- a CDS encoding 2-oxoacid:acceptor oxidoreductase subunit alpha encodes MALTVEIVQGNEACVKGALAAGCRFFAGYPITPATEIAELMALRLPEHNGAFVQMEDELGSINAVVGAAWGGMKACTATTGPGFSLMQEGIGYAAMTETPCVIIDVQRGGPATGQPTMPSQQDVMQAKYGSHGDYEIIALCPSSVQESFELTVKAFNLAERFRVPVIVLSDEIVGHTREKLRIPAEVEAIPRTPPAAPPDEYKMYRPGPDGLLDGMPSVGQGYNILVESQAHGEDGNRKGNDIATSAKVIEHLCSKITGHAQELTDIVTLECDEAEVLVVAYGSVVRSAKNAVRQARAQGIKAGLVQLRILWPFPDEALVGLASGVRKVLVPEMNVGKISREVQRVLGKYCEVISLPALGGELHTPTKILKQLGS; translated from the coding sequence ATGGCTCTTACAGTAGAGATTGTTCAAGGCAACGAGGCTTGCGTTAAAGGGGCGCTGGCCGCCGGCTGCCGTTTTTTTGCGGGGTATCCCATCACCCCGGCCACCGAAATCGCCGAGCTCATGGCGCTGAGGCTGCCCGAGCACAACGGGGCCTTTGTGCAGATGGAAGACGAACTGGGCTCGATAAACGCGGTGGTCGGGGCCGCCTGGGGCGGTATGAAGGCTTGCACCGCCACCACGGGCCCGGGCTTCTCCCTGATGCAGGAGGGCATAGGTTATGCCGCCATGACCGAGACCCCCTGCGTGATAATCGACGTGCAGCGCGGCGGGCCGGCCACCGGCCAGCCCACCATGCCCAGCCAGCAGGACGTGATGCAGGCCAAATACGGCTCACACGGCGATTATGAGATCATCGCCCTATGCCCCAGTTCGGTGCAGGAGAGCTTCGAGCTCACCGTAAAAGCCTTCAATCTGGCCGAGCGCTTTCGGGTGCCGGTGATCGTGCTCTCCGACGAGATCGTGGGCCACACCCGCGAAAAGCTGCGCATCCCCGCCGAGGTCGAAGCGATTCCCCGCACCCCTCCTGCGGCGCCCCCCGATGAATACAAGATGTATCGCCCCGGGCCGGACGGGTTGCTGGACGGCATGCCCTCCGTGGGCCAGGGCTACAACATACTGGTGGAGAGCCAGGCGCACGGAGAGGACGGTAACCGCAAGGGTAACGACATCGCCACCTCGGCCAAGGTGATCGAACACCTCTGCTCCAAAATCACCGGCCACGCCCAAGAGCTGACCGATATCGTCACCCTGGAGTGCGACGAAGCCGAGGTGCTGGTGGTGGCTTATGGCTCGGTGGTGCGCTCGGCCAAAAACGCGGTGCGCCAGGCCAGGGCCCAGGGAATCAAGGCCGGTTTGGTGCAGTTGCGCATACTTTGGCCCTTCCCTGACGAAGCCCTGGTCGGTCTGGCGTCCGGCGTCCGCAAAGTGCTGGTGCCCGAGATGAACGTAGGCAAGATCAGCCGCGAGGTTCAAAGGGTGCTGGGCAAGTATTGCGAGGTGATTTCTCTGCCGGCTTTGGGCGGCGAGCTGCACACCCCCACTAAAATTCTTAAGCAACTTGGGAGCTGA
- a CDS encoding tripartite tricarboxylate transporter permease translates to MAIAGGMLMGVVVGAIPGLTGTMAVALALPFTFYMDPITGIILLVGIYKGAIYGGSISAILIKTPGTPAAACTVMDGYPLAQKGLARKALDMALYASCVADFISNISLIFFAGFIASFALRFGPPEFFLLICFSLTIIAGVTGKSLIKGLISAALGLLLATIGMDLVYGSDRLTFGNFDLMGGLNFIPVLIGLFALPELIDAAVRGVTGGKSDLHRLAGGGLTWGEFRHSLKSILRGSIIGVILGAIPGIGGAPAAFMSYSEAKRGSKTPDNFGQGELEGVAASESGNNGCCGATMIPLLALGVPGDVITAVILGAFMVHNLTPGPMLFQQHLPLVYAIFVGIMLSSLMMLIMGKLCIRGFAKIADVPKKILFPIVLVLCFFGSYAVNNSMFDVLSAVFMGVLGYIMLRLGIPEAPFLIAFILGPMFEDNLRRSLLLSAGSPVIFFRSGICIFFMGITVLSIALLVRRNLKQRRQRNLACEMPNTQV, encoded by the coding sequence ATGGCAATCGCTGGCGGCATGCTCATGGGTGTAGTGGTGGGAGCCATTCCGGGGCTCACCGGCACCATGGCCGTGGCCCTGGCCTTGCCCTTTACCTTTTACATGGACCCAATTACCGGCATTATCCTACTGGTAGGTATCTACAAGGGGGCCATCTACGGTGGTTCCATCTCGGCCATCCTGATAAAGACACCGGGCACTCCCGCCGCGGCCTGCACGGTCATGGACGGCTATCCCCTGGCCCAAAAGGGGCTGGCGCGCAAAGCCCTGGACATGGCCCTTTACGCCTCCTGCGTTGCGGACTTCATTTCTAACATTTCTCTCATCTTTTTTGCTGGTTTCATCGCCAGCTTCGCCTTGCGTTTCGGGCCGCCCGAGTTTTTCCTGCTCATCTGCTTCTCTTTGACCATTATTGCGGGAGTGACTGGCAAGTCACTTATAAAGGGCCTCATATCGGCGGCCTTGGGCCTGCTTCTGGCCACCATAGGTATGGACCTGGTGTACGGCAGCGACCGCCTGACTTTCGGCAACTTCGATCTCATGGGCGGACTCAATTTCATCCCAGTGCTCATCGGACTATTCGCCCTGCCCGAGTTGATCGACGCGGCGGTGCGAGGGGTGACCGGGGGCAAATCCGACCTGCATCGCCTGGCGGGCGGCGGACTTACCTGGGGTGAGTTCCGCCACTCGCTGAAGTCCATCCTGCGGGGCAGCATCATCGGGGTCATCTTGGGTGCAATTCCGGGCATCGGCGGGGCGCCCGCAGCCTTCATGTCTTACAGCGAGGCGAAGCGCGGATCCAAGACTCCGGATAACTTCGGGCAGGGCGAGTTGGAGGGAGTGGCTGCCTCCGAGTCGGGCAACAACGGCTGCTGCGGAGCTACCATGATTCCCCTGCTGGCTCTGGGAGTGCCCGGCGACGTCATTACCGCGGTGATCCTAGGTGCCTTCATGGTGCACAACCTGACCCCCGGGCCCATGCTGTTCCAACAGCACTTACCCTTGGTCTACGCCATTTTCGTGGGCATCATGCTCTCTTCCCTGATGATGCTCATCATGGGCAAGCTCTGTATCAGGGGCTTTGCCAAAATCGCCGACGTGCCCAAAAAGATCCTTTTCCCCATCGTCCTGGTGCTGTGTTTTTTTGGATCCTACGCAGTGAACAACTCCATGTTCGACGTGCTCTCGGCAGTATTCATGGGGGTGCTAGGATACATAATGCTGCGGCTGGGCATTCCGGAAGCACCCTTTTTGATCGCTTTCATCCTGGGCCCCATGTTTGAGGACAACTTGAGGCGTTCCCTCCTGTTGTCGGCGGGTTCGCCGGTGATATTTTTCCGCTCAGGCATCTGCATCTTTTTCATGGGAATCACCGTGCTCTCCATCGCCCTGTTAGTGCGGCGCAACCTCAAGCAACGTCGACAGCGTAATCTGGCCTGCGAGATGCCAAACACACAGGTCTGA
- a CDS encoding tripartite tricarboxylate transporter TctB family protein: MKSHYDNLYLGLGTALIFLFVSLWLIPNFILVPSSVQMTGVSPSFWPEVISWGLVGLGIMLACSSLIQIRKTKAGAARAGEAADNSAAIPKVNPRSVGMACLTIGAMVGYYFLVDWLGMMLSSMVALLGYTLIYGYRDFKLTVPIAVLVPLVLYFFFVKVANIPMPPGPWGW; encoded by the coding sequence GTGAAAAGCCATTACGATAATTTGTATCTGGGCTTAGGTACGGCGCTGATTTTTCTGTTCGTGTCCCTTTGGCTCATACCCAATTTTATCTTGGTCCCATCCAGCGTGCAGATGACGGGGGTCTCGCCCTCCTTCTGGCCTGAGGTAATCAGTTGGGGCTTGGTAGGGCTGGGCATCATGCTGGCCTGCTCCAGTCTGATCCAGATCCGCAAAACCAAGGCGGGGGCAGCACGGGCTGGAGAGGCTGCGGACAATTCCGCCGCCATACCTAAGGTCAATCCCCGCTCAGTGGGCATGGCCTGCCTGACTATCGGCGCCATGGTTGGCTACTACTTCTTGGTGGACTGGCTGGGAATGATGCTGTCTTCAATGGTGGCCCTGCTGGGCTACACGCTGATTTACGGCTACCGGGACTTTAAGCTCACGGTGCCCATCGCCGTGCTGGTTCCTTTGGTTTTGTATTTCTTTTTCGTGAAAGTGGCCAATATTCCCATGCCCCCGGGTCCCTGGGGCTGGTAG
- a CDS encoding Bug family tripartite tricarboxylate transporter substrate binding protein, which produces MSKKRFFVAILAALATMVLMSGMAFAEYPTKPVTLVAPYGPGGASDLAARALAAVAPNYVKEPVVVINRTGAGGVVGSTYVARSAPDGYTLLLSRVGCNGVAPAINMKTPYTWDGFTFLGLLELNPVVYVVQSTSPFKSLKEVVAAIKKSPGKYSYSTSGPTTILNMGFQKLLADANLPSTAVKMVPYKGGGGAKTALLGGHVDFLCINLATVIDQIQAGKLRALAVTTPERFPMISDVPTVKEAGFPDLEVIIGWSGLWGPPKLSEEVVNVWTAALQNVAKDKTWLKMTNSLGSVPYIKSPAETKAFVEKQFKVYRELGQKLGLIIK; this is translated from the coding sequence ATGAGTAAAAAACGTTTCTTCGTAGCAATTCTTGCCGCACTGGCCACCATGGTCTTAATGAGTGGGATGGCTTTTGCTGAGTATCCCACCAAGCCCGTCACCTTGGTGGCCCCCTACGGGCCAGGCGGCGCTTCCGACCTGGCGGCACGCGCCTTGGCTGCCGTGGCCCCCAACTACGTGAAGGAGCCCGTAGTGGTCATCAACCGCACCGGAGCGGGCGGCGTGGTGGGTTCCACCTACGTGGCTCGTAGCGCACCCGACGGCTACACCCTGCTCCTATCACGTGTGGGTTGCAACGGTGTGGCGCCCGCCATCAACATGAAGACCCCTTACACATGGGACGGCTTCACCTTCCTGGGGCTGCTGGAACTAAACCCAGTGGTTTACGTAGTCCAATCCACTTCTCCCTTCAAGTCCCTCAAGGAGGTAGTGGCGGCTATCAAGAAGAGCCCAGGTAAGTATAGCTACTCCACCTCCGGGCCCACGACTATCCTCAATATGGGCTTCCAGAAACTGCTTGCCGACGCCAACTTGCCTAGCACTGCGGTTAAGATGGTTCCCTACAAAGGCGGTGGTGGTGCCAAGACCGCCCTGCTGGGCGGACACGTGGATTTCCTTTGCATAAACCTGGCCACGGTCATTGACCAAATCCAAGCCGGCAAGCTGCGGGCCCTGGCAGTCACAACCCCCGAGCGCTTCCCCATGATCTCCGACGTGCCCACCGTCAAGGAGGCCGGCTTCCCGGACTTGGAGGTTATCATCGGCTGGAGCGGCCTTTGGGGTCCGCCCAAACTTTCCGAGGAGGTGGTTAATGTCTGGACCGCCGCTCTGCAAAATGTGGCCAAAGACAAGACTTGGCTGAAGATGACCAACAGCTTGGGTTCGGTACCTTACATAAAATCTCCCGCCGAGACCAAGGCCTTTGTAGAGAAGCAATTCAAGGTGTACCGGGAGTTGGGCCAGAAGCTGGGCCTGATCATCAAATAA
- a CDS encoding GntR family transcriptional regulator, translating into MPETNEILRRGAAPLYFKVASVIRKRIESAQFCKGERLPSLDALAEEFRVSRVTARQAVNLLEEDGLIWRKQGKGTFVTRQPRDRHWFNLQTEWANLIKLLEGTRIKFLCSSENKACPELGPDEGFLAPTYCYSRRVSIKDQTPYCVIDVYLDQRVFQMARNAFESELVLAVLDRLEEVQIKRAHQVLTIGTADIDSAELLNISLDTPVANVRRVVTDQDDTVIYVGDVVYRGDFVKLDIELI; encoded by the coding sequence TTGCCTGAAACTAACGAAATCCTTCGCCGCGGCGCGGCTCCCCTTTATTTCAAGGTAGCCAGCGTAATACGCAAGCGTATCGAGAGCGCGCAATTTTGTAAGGGTGAGCGCTTGCCCAGCTTGGATGCCTTGGCTGAGGAATTTCGGGTGTCGAGGGTTACCGCCCGTCAGGCGGTGAACCTTTTGGAAGAGGATGGCCTCATTTGGCGCAAACAGGGCAAGGGCACCTTTGTCACCCGCCAGCCTAGAGATCGTCACTGGTTCAACCTGCAGACCGAATGGGCGAACCTGATCAAGCTTCTAGAAGGCACCAGAATAAAATTCCTTTGTTCGTCGGAAAATAAAGCTTGCCCTGAGTTGGGGCCCGATGAGGGCTTTTTGGCGCCCACTTACTGCTATTCGCGTCGAGTGAGCATCAAAGACCAGACACCCTACTGCGTAATCGACGTCTATCTGGATCAGAGAGTTTTTCAAATGGCCCGCAATGCCTTTGAGTCGGAACTGGTGCTCGCCGTGCTGGACAGACTAGAGGAAGTCCAGATCAAAAGAGCACACCAAGTTCTCACCATCGGCACGGCCGATATTGATAGCGCCGAGTTGTTGAATATTTCTTTGGACACCCCGGTGGCCAACGTTCGCCGAGTGGTTACCGATCAGGACGATACCGTGATCTATGTGGGTGACGTGGTCTATCGTGGTGATTTCGTCAAATTGGATATCGAACTAATTTAG
- a CDS encoding FumA C-terminus/TtdB family hydratase beta subunit → MATYHLQTPFSEQDMRQLKIGDIVFFDGTLFGIRDLTQIYMFDQQHEPPVSLAGFPIIHTAPSLRKVGDKWEKICVGTTTSGRMDRFTPALIEKYGVRAVIGKGGQYQQSLDAMQKFGAVYLAIVGGAASLETEQIEEVEEVYWEHLHPEALYKFRVKDFGPLTVAMDSHGGHRYFEIKAEAERRLPGIYQKLGVA, encoded by the coding sequence ATGGCTACCTATCATCTACAAACGCCTTTTTCAGAGCAGGACATGCGCCAACTCAAGATCGGCGACATTGTTTTTTTCGATGGGACCCTGTTCGGCATCAGGGACCTGACCCAAATCTATATGTTCGACCAGCAGCACGAGCCACCGGTGAGCTTGGCGGGCTTTCCCATCATTCACACAGCGCCCAGCCTGCGCAAGGTGGGCGACAAGTGGGAGAAAATCTGCGTTGGCACCACCACCAGCGGCCGCATGGATCGCTTTACCCCGGCCTTGATTGAGAAGTACGGGGTGCGCGCGGTGATCGGCAAGGGCGGCCAATACCAGCAAAGCCTGGACGCCATGCAAAAATTTGGTGCGGTTTATCTGGCGATTGTGGGGGGAGCGGCATCCCTAGAAACCGAGCAGATCGAAGAGGTCGAAGAGGTCTATTGGGAGCACCTGCATCCGGAGGCGCTCTACAAGTTCCGGGTTAAAGACTTCGGTCCACTGACTGTGGCCATGGACAGCCACGGCGGCCATCGATACTTCGAGATCAAGGCGGAGGCGGAACGCCGCCTGCCGGGAATTTACCAAAAACTAGGCGTTGCCTAG
- a CDS encoding fumarate hydratase produces the protein MGDFDYNIVQEAAKQLYIRALTNLPPDVRQALKRAYERETQPTAKEVFKAMFKAIDIADQKNTLVCQDTGLPIYIVKVGSDFAWNGAKIKKCLSEGAAAATLDFPFRGSSTHILTRLNPQNSVGRGLPVVYWDFVEGSDTLDILMIPKGSGSENMSTMKMFIPADGKNALKKFVLDTYIASGSNPCPPGIIGVGIGGTADLVMRLAKEAIARPVGQRSEDPEIAKMEEELEEAINATGIGPMGLGGDISTLAVHIEWAYTHITQNPVAVNTQCWPARRARATIHPDGKVEYGF, from the coding sequence ATGGGCGATTTTGACTATAACATAGTGCAAGAGGCCGCCAAGCAGCTCTACATAAGGGCTCTAACGAATCTGCCGCCGGACGTGCGCCAGGCCCTCAAGCGGGCCTATGAGCGCGAGACCCAGCCCACGGCCAAAGAAGTCTTCAAGGCCATGTTCAAGGCCATCGATATAGCGGACCAGAAGAACACCTTGGTCTGCCAAGACACCGGACTGCCCATTTACATCGTTAAGGTGGGAAGCGACTTTGCCTGGAACGGGGCCAAGATCAAAAAATGCCTGAGTGAGGGTGCCGCCGCCGCCACCTTGGATTTCCCCTTCCGGGGCAGCTCCACCCACATCCTCACCCGCCTCAACCCCCAGAACTCGGTGGGCCGCGGCCTGCCTGTGGTTTACTGGGATTTCGTGGAGGGTTCCGACACCCTGGACATCCTCATGATCCCCAAGGGGTCCGGTTCGGAAAACATGAGCACCATGAAGATGTTCATTCCGGCCGACGGCAAGAACGCCCTGAAGAAGTTTGTGCTGGACACCTACATTGCCTCGGGCAGCAACCCTTGTCCTCCAGGCATTATCGGGGTGGGCATCGGGGGCACCGCCGATCTAGTGATGCGCTTGGCCAAGGAGGCAATCGCCCGGCCGGTGGGACAGCGCAGCGAGGACCCGGAGATCGCCAAGATGGAGGAGGAACTGGAGGAAGCCATCAACGCCACGGGCATCGGCCCCATGGGTCTGGGCGGGGACATCTCCACCTTGGCGGTGCACATCGAGTGGGCCTATACCCACATCACCCAGAACCCGGTGGCGGTCAACACCCAGTGTTGGCCGGCGCGCCGGGCCCGGGCCACCATTCACCCCGATGGCAAGGTCGAATACGGCTTCTAG